The Vicia villosa cultivar HV-30 ecotype Madison, WI unplaced genomic scaffold, Vvil1.0 ctg.001572F_1_1, whole genome shotgun sequence genome contains a region encoding:
- the LOC131635862 gene encoding V-type proton ATPase subunit a1-like has product MDFFRVNLPPMDLMRSEKMTFVQLIIPAESAHRAITYLGQLGLLQFRDLNAEKSPFQRTFVNQVKRCAEMSRKLRFLMDQINKAGIMSPSSVLQTDTYLEDIEVHLAEHEHEIIEMNSNSEKLQQSYNELLEFKSVLQKACSFLVSNHGHAVSEERELEENVYSNGDFIETPFLFEQEMMPDPTKSNQSGLRFISGIICKSKVLRFERMLFRATRGNMLFNQAPADEQIMDPISTEMVEKTVFVVFFSGEQARTKILKICEAFGANCYPVPEDISKQRQITQEVSSRLADLEATLDAGIRHRNKALSSVGAHLAKWMDMVRREKAVYDTLNMLNFDVTKKCLVAEGWCPIFARTQIQEALQRATFDSSSQVGVIFHSMDALESPPTYFRTNSFTNPYQEIVDAYGVARYQEANPAVYTTIIFPFLFAVMFGDWGHGICLLLGALVLIAHERKLCNQRLGSFMEMLFGGRYVLLLMSLFSMYCGLIYNEFFSVPFHIFGASAYKCRDISCRDARTTGLVKYREPYPFGVDPSWRGSRSELPFLNSLKMKMSILFGVVHMNLGIMLSYFNARFFGSSLDIRYQFVPQMIFLNSLFGYLSLLIVVKWCSGSQADLYHIMIYMFLSPLDNLGENELFWGQRPLQILLLVLALIAVPWMLFPKPFILKKLHNERFQGRNYGVLNTSEVDLEVEPDSARDSARQHREEFNFSEVFVHQMIHSIEFVLGSVSNTASYLRLWALSLAHSELSTVFYEKVLLLAWGYDNLIIRLVGLIVFAFATAFILLMMETLSAFLHALRLHWVEFQNKFYHGDGYKFKPFSFAALTEEEN; this is encoded by the exons ATGGATTTTTTCAGAGTAAATTTACCGCCAATGGATCTGATGCGTTCCGAGAAGATGACCTTCGTTCAACTCATCATTCCCGCCGAGTCCGCTCACCGAGCCATCACCTATTTAGGCCAACTCGGTCTTCTTCAATTCCGTGAC TTAAATGCTGAAAAAAGTCCCTTCCAGAGAACATTTGTTAACCAG GTAAAGCGATGTGCAGAAATGTCAAGAAAGCTAAGATTCCTGATGGATCAGATCAATAAAGCTGGGATAATGTCTCCTAGTTCTGTCTTGCAAACAGATACATACTTGGAGGATATAGAG GTGCATCTTGCTGAGCATGAACATGAGATAATTGAAATGAACTCAAACAGTGAGAAACTTCAGCAATCATATAACGAACTCCTTGAGTTCAAGAGTGTACTGCAAAAG GCATGTAGTTTTCTTGTTTCAAATCATGGCCATGCCGTTTCAGAAGAGAGAGAACTGGAGGAAAATGTTTACTCAAATGGAGACTTTATCGAGACGCCATTTTTGTTTGAACAG GAAATGATGCCTGATCCTACAAAATCAAACCAATCTGGTTTAAGATTTATCAGCGGGATAATTTGTAAATCCAAAGTTCTCAGGTTTGAAAGAATGTTGTTTCGTGCCACAAGAGGCAATATGCTTTTCAATCAGGCACCAGCTGATGAACAAATTATGGATCCTATTTCAACTGAgatg GTTGAGAAGACAGTGTTTGTTGTGTTTTTCTCTGGGGAGCAAGCAAGAACAAAGATTCTAAAAATTTGTGAAGCATTTGGTGCAAATTGTTACCCTGTTCCTGAAGATATAAGTAAACAAAGGCAAATAACTCAGGAG GTTTCATCACGCCTTGCTGACTTAGAGGCCACTTTGGATGCTGGAATTAGGCATCGGAATAAGGCTCTATCTTCTGTAGGAGCTCATTTAGCGAAATGGATGGACATG GTAAGAAGAGAGAAGGCTGTGTATGATACGCTGAACATGTTAAATTTTGATGTCACCAAAAAATGTCTTGTGGCAGAGGGCTGGTGTCCAATTTTTGCGAGAACACAG ATTCAAGAGGCACTGCAACGTGCAACTTTTGACAGCAGTTCTCAAGTGGGTGTAATCTTTCACTCAATGGATGCACTGGAATCGCCACCTACATATTTTAGGACCAACAGTTTCACCAATCCTTATCAAGAAATTGTAGATGCATATGG TGTTGCAAGATATCAAGAAGCAAACCCTGCAGTTTACACAACTATCATATTCCCATTTCTTTTTGCGGTGATGTTTGGGGACTGGGGCCATGGAATATGCCTACTGCTTGGAGCATTGGTTCTTATAGCACATGAAAGAAAACTCTGCAATCAG CGACTGGGAAGCTTTATGGAGATGCTATTTGGTGGGCGCTATGTGCTTCTTCTGATGTCACTATTTTCAATGTATTGTGGGTTAATCTACAATGAGTTCTTCTCGGTTCCTTTTCACATATTTGGTGCGTCTGCTTACAAATGCCGAGATATTTCATGCAG GGATGCTCGTACTACTGGCTTAGTAAAATACAGAGAACCATATCCATTTGGTGTGGATCCCAGCTGGCGTGGAAGTCGTTCAGAATTGCCATTTTTGAACTCTCTCAAGATGAAGATGTCCATTCTATTTGGTGTAGTGCATATGAACTTAGGAATTATGTTAAGTTATTTCAATGCTCGTTTCTTTGGCAGTTCGCTAGATATAAG GTATCAGTTTGTGCCGCagatgattttcctcaacagtcTATTTGGGTATCTTTCCCTTCTCATTGTTGTCAAGTGGTGTTCTGGCTCTCAGGCAGACCTTTATCATATAATGATTTACATGTTTTTAAGCCCTCTTGACAATCTTGGTGAGAATGAGTTGTTCTGGGGTCAAAGGCCACTTCAA ATTTTGTTATTGGTTCTGGCTCTAATTGCAGTTCCATGGATGCTCTTTCCAAAGCCTTTTATATTAAAGAAACTTCATAATGAG AGATTTCAAGGACGCAATTACGGTGTTCTTAATACCTCCGAGGTGGATCTTGAGGTGGAACCGGATTCTGCCAGGGATTCGGCCAGGCAACATCGCGAGGAATTTAATTTCAGTGAGGTTTTTGTTCACCAAATGATTCACTCCATTGAGTTTGTTCTGGGTTCTGTTTCAAATACGGCATCATATCTCCGACTTTGGGCATTAAG CTTGGCTCACTCAGAACTTTCTACTGTTTTTTATGAGAAAGTCCTACTACTAGCTTGGGG GTATGACAATCTTATCATTCGGTTAGTGGGGCTAATTGTTTTTGCCTTTGCAACTGCTTTTATACTACTCATGATGGAGACTCTGAGCGCTTTTCTTCACGCCCTGCGTCTACATTGGgttgaatttcaaaataaattctaCCATGGTGATGGCTACAAGTTCAAACCTTTTTCCTTTGCCGCATTAACAGAGGAAGAAAATTGA